The following are from one region of the Sorghum bicolor cultivar BTx623 chromosome 2, Sorghum_bicolor_NCBIv3, whole genome shotgun sequence genome:
- the LOC8078955 gene encoding homeobox-leucine zipper protein HOX14 — MEEYDGLFPSAYVDSSSSLLVPNGTAQGERPRARRRRRRAPRCGGGGDLDGGGDPKKRRLSDEQVEMLELSFREERKLETGRKVHLAAELGLDPKQVAVWFQNRRARHKSKLLEEEFAKLKQAHDAAILHKCHLENEVMRLKERLVLAEEELTRFRSAGSHAVSGDGGDIMGRAVCSGSPSSSFSTGTCHQPGVDVGGGDHLGDDDQLLYVPDYAYADNSVVEWFSLYGLM; from the exons ATGGAGGAATACGACGGGCTCTTTCCTTCCGCCTACGTGGACTCCTCCTCATCCCTCCTGGTGCCCAACG GCACGGCGCAGGGGGAGAGGCCGAGAGCGCGGCGCAGGAGGCGTCGAGCaccgaggtgcggcggcggcggcgacctggACGGGGGAGGGGACCCCAAGAAGCGGCGGCTGAGCGACGAGCAGGTAGAGATGCTGGAACTGAGCTTCCGGGAGGAGCGGAAGCTGGAGACCGGCCGGAAGGTGCACCTGGCCGCCGAGCTCGGCCTCGACCCCAAGCAGGTCGCCGTCTGGTTCCAGAACCGCCGCGCCCGCCACAAGAGCAAGCTGCTCGAGGAGGAGTTCGCCAAGCTCAAGCAGGCACACGACGCCGCCATCCTCCACAAATGCCACCTTGAGAACGAG GTGATGAGGCTGAAGGAGAGGCTGGTGCTCGCCGAGGAGGAGCTGACGCGTTTCAGATCCGCGGGGAGCCACGCCGTCTCCGGTGACGGCGGAGACATCATGGGCCGTGCCGTCTGCAGCGGGAGCCCGAGCTCATCGTTCTCGACAGGCACCTGCCACCAGCCGGgcgtcgacgtcggcggcggcgatcACCTGGGGGACGACGACCAGCTGCTCTACGTTCCTGACTATGCCTACGCTGACAACAGCGTGGTCGAGTGGTTTAGCCTGTATGGACTGATGTAA